The nucleotide sequence GAACGGCGCTGACCGCGAAGCCCTTTGTCGGCGGGCGCCCACCAGAACCGGATCCTGCCCCCGACCCCGACCGTCCGTCACCCGTGACCGAAGGACACCCGACGCATGAAGACGCCCCGCGACACGGCCACCCGCGACTGGCGGGTGGCCGCAGCGCCCCACCGGCTCCCGCTCGTCGGCCACGCCCTGCTCCTGGGGCGCCGGCCGCTGGAATTCCTCAGTTCGCTGCCCGCCCTCGGCGACCTGGTCGAGCTGCGGATCGGCAGCAAGGCCGCGTACCTGCCCTGCCATCCCGAGCTGGTCCAGCAGGTTCTCCTGAACGCACGGGTCTACGACACCGGCGGCCCGGTCAAGGAGAAGGCGCGGCCCATCCTGGGCAACGGACTCATCACCTCCGACTGGGCCGACCACCGCCGCCAGCGGCGCATGGTCCAGCCGGCGTTCAACCTCGCGCGCATCGCCACGTACGCCGAGGTCATGCACGAGGAGTGCGAGACGCACGCGGCCTCGTGGCAGGCGGGCAAGCCGCTCGACATCAGCGACGCCATGCAGGGCCTGACCGCCAGGGTGACGGCGCGCGCACTGTTCTCCACCGAGATGGCGCCGCACTCGGTCGCCGAGGTGAGGCGCAGCCTGCCGCTCGTGGTGGAGGGCGCCTACCGCAGGGCCGTCGATCCCACCGGGCTGCTGGCCAGGCTGCCGCTGGCGGCGAACCGCGAGTTCGAAGGGGCGCTCAGCCGGCTGCACGCGCTCATCAACGGCATCGTCGGGGACTACCGGCAGGCCGCCGAGGACCGGGGCGACCTGCTGTCGGCGCTGCTGGCCGCCCGCGACGACGAGAGCGGTGGCCGGCTGTCGGACCAGGAGGTCCACGACCAGGTCATGACGCTGCTGCTGGCCGGCGTCGAGACCACGGCCAGCGCGCTGACCTGGGCCTGGCATCTGCTGTCGGTCAACCCGGCCGCCGAGGCGCGGCTGCACGCCGAGGTCGACGAGGTGCTGGCGGGCCGGACCCCCACGTACGCCGACGTACCGGACCTCGCCCACACCCAGCGGGTCTTCACCGAGGCGCTGCGGCTCTACCCGTCCGCCTGGATGTACAGCCGCACGGTCACCGAGGACACCGAGCTCGGCGGCCATCGGCTGGCCGCCGGCGCCGACGTACTGATCAGCCCGTACGTCATCCACCGCATCCCCGGGCTCTTCCCCGACCCGGAGACCTTCGACCCGGACCGGTGGCTGCCCGAGCGCGCGGGGGACGTCAGCCGTGGCTCCTACCTGCCGTTCGGGGCGGGCAGCCGCAAGTGCATCGGTGACGTCTTCGGTACGACGGAGGCGACCCTCGCGCTCGCCGCCCTCGCGTCCCGCTGGCGGCTGCGCCCGGTGCCGGGGACCAGGATCAAGCCACGGGCGCAGATGAGCCTGACGGCCGGTCCGCTGCCGATGATCCCGGAGCCGCGCTGACGACATGTCAGCCCACCGTGACCGGCAGCTGGTGCAGCCCCCGCAGCATCAGGCTGGGGCGCCAGGTCAGCGCGGCCGGATCCGTGTCCAGCGCGAGATCCGGGCAGCGCTCCAGCAGCGTACGGAACGCCACGGCGCCTTCCAGCCGGGCCAGCGGCGCGCCCAGGCAGCGGTGGATGCCGTGGCCGAACGCCAGATGCCCGCCCGCCGCGCGGCGGATGTCGAAGCGGTCGGGCTCGGCGAACCGCCGGGGGTCGCGCGAGGCGGCGGCCAGCACCACGGCCACGGAGTCGCCGCGCGCGACGGGCGTGCCGCCCAGCGTCAGGTTCTCCTTCGCGTAGCGGAACGCGGTGGTCTCCACCGGCCCCTCGTACCGGAGCATCTCCTCCACCGCGTTGTCCAGCAGCGACCAGTCGGCGCGCAGGGCCGCCAGCTGACCGGGATGGCGCAACAGCGCGAGCACCCCGCTGGAGAGCAGGTTGGCCGCCGTCTCGTAACCGGCCACCAGCAGCAGGAAGGCCATGCCCAGCATTTCCTCGGGGGAGAGGCGGTCCTCGTCCTCGTCCATGGCGCGGGCGAGGGCGCTCAGCAGGTCCTCGCCCGGCTCCTCGCGCTTGGCGGCGATCAGCTCGGCGAGATAGCCCGTCATGGCCCCGGCCGCCGCGCCGGCGGCCTCGGGCCGGGTGAAGTCCGTACTCGTCAGGTACCAGTCGTGGAACGTCTTGCGGTCGGCCGCAGGCACCCCGAGCAGTTCGCAGATCACCGCGAGCGGCAGCGGCAGGGCGAACGCCTCGACCAGATCGGCTTGTCCGCGCTCCAGCAGGCCGTCCACCAGCTCGTCGGCGATCTTCCGCACCCGCGGCCGCAGCGCCTCGATGCGCCGGGCGGTGAAGCCCTTGGCGACGAGCTGCCGCAGTCGCGTGTGCTGCGGCGGGTCGGTCTGCACCATGTTCAGCCCGATGGAGTTCCCTCCGTCGTCCGCCCAGTCGGCCGACTGCCGGATGTCGTTCGACAGTCTCGGGTCGCTCAGCGCGGCGCGGCCCACCTCGTGGTCCACGACGAGCCAGAACTCGCCGGACGCCGCGGTGCGCACGCGGTGCACGGGCCCTCGGCTGCGCAGTTCCGCGTAGACGGGGTACGGGTCGTCGACGAACTCCTGGCCGAGCGCGGACAGATCGTCGAAAGCCTCTACGGGCATGGGCGTTCCTCGCGCACAGGCACTTCTCCCTGGTCGAAGATGCGGGTCCCGGGAGAATGAAAACGGGGACATCCCCCCGGTTGTCTGGCGGCGACCCTAGCAACGAAACGGGGAGTAGTCCACGGTTGGTGTTAGGGTGCCGCTCATGGTCAGCGACGACAGCCGGCAGCCGCCGCTGCGCAAGGACGCCCGGCGCAACCGCGAGACACTGATCGGCGCTGCCCGGGAGATCTACGCGGAGCGCGGCATCGACGCCCCCCTCGACGACATCGCACGCAGGGCCGGCGTCGGCAACGCCACCCTCT is from Streptomyces sp. NBC_00370 and encodes:
- a CDS encoding cytochrome P450, producing MKTPRDTATRDWRVAAAPHRLPLVGHALLLGRRPLEFLSSLPALGDLVELRIGSKAAYLPCHPELVQQVLLNARVYDTGGPVKEKARPILGNGLITSDWADHRRQRRMVQPAFNLARIATYAEVMHEECETHAASWQAGKPLDISDAMQGLTARVTARALFSTEMAPHSVAEVRRSLPLVVEGAYRRAVDPTGLLARLPLAANREFEGALSRLHALINGIVGDYRQAAEDRGDLLSALLAARDDESGGRLSDQEVHDQVMTLLLAGVETTASALTWAWHLLSVNPAAEARLHAEVDEVLAGRTPTYADVPDLAHTQRVFTEALRLYPSAWMYSRTVTEDTELGGHRLAAGADVLISPYVIHRIPGLFPDPETFDPDRWLPERAGDVSRGSYLPFGAGSRKCIGDVFGTTEATLALAALASRWRLRPVPGTRIKPRAQMSLTAGPLPMIPEPR
- a CDS encoding cytochrome P450 family protein; translation: MPVEAFDDLSALGQEFVDDPYPVYAELRSRGPVHRVRTAASGEFWLVVDHEVGRAALSDPRLSNDIRQSADWADDGGNSIGLNMVQTDPPQHTRLRQLVAKGFTARRIEALRPRVRKIADELVDGLLERGQADLVEAFALPLPLAVICELLGVPAADRKTFHDWYLTSTDFTRPEAAGAAAGAMTGYLAELIAAKREEPGEDLLSALARAMDEDEDRLSPEEMLGMAFLLLVAGYETAANLLSSGVLALLRHPGQLAALRADWSLLDNAVEEMLRYEGPVETTAFRYAKENLTLGGTPVARGDSVAVVLAAASRDPRRFAEPDRFDIRRAAGGHLAFGHGIHRCLGAPLARLEGAVAFRTLLERCPDLALDTDPAALTWRPSLMLRGLHQLPVTVG